In a genomic window of Spodoptera frugiperda isolate SF20-4 chromosome 18, AGI-APGP_CSIRO_Sfru_2.0, whole genome shotgun sequence:
- the LOC118278156 gene encoding solute carrier organic anion transporter family member 2A1, translating to MSLEGKTIFHKLWYFLRTYILRLKVFDLFLQGAYLIIILLETNAYLLLKRDAKEGHHSMLIQDYVMMAVAGVEFFLGTAVAWWGKDKRHFAFSGWLAVCSAAGLLVLAFPFAKSNPIDMELCQLHETHEAVSNYDSNLTARTTILIVTVILCGLAKVSVWSHGITYLDDHDPTNGSYFYGNLISIRLSLGMNAGSWLEPTSERSDWWEAHLSICMLTFMFSFLFSLFPKRMVSTKEMDELDNSYVDTGLLRTLRRLLHNKALMMQIVALSCLSTAVLVFVQYDDAYVQAKFHVDTKDPRTSGGLSSIFRTLFIIIFVMIFKIRFSARRPEGVKANTASRVAAVVAIFVTAFYIVLTVLSCDTDTISGLRTGSYYQPICSQSCGCSTERYGFSPVCLLDTRRTYMSPCHAGCTKAEDLNGVLLFNDCECSLGTMRAARGSCSLTSCMLPYNAYQIVFTVMLAVAAACFLMQGMAVLRAVRPVDKATAVGTSMAIVALLSFILGHLIYLFISHMTCVYSSNGGCLLHGSSIWIAGGTSTLLAALSAAGCFISSKMQPDMDEPTTEL from the exons ATGTCGTTAGAAGGAAAAACGA TATTCCACAAGCTATGGTACTTCTTGAGGACGTACATCCTAAGGCTGAAGGTGTTCGACCTGTTCCTGCAGGGAGCGTACCTCATCATCATTCTGCTGGAGACCAACGCCTACCTGCTGCTCAAGAGGGACGCCAAGGAAGGACATCACTCGATGCTTATTCAAG ATTATGTGATGATGGCGGTCGCTGGGGTGGAGTTCTTCCTCGGTACTGCGGTGGCCTGGTGGGGGAAAGACAAGAGGCACTTCGCGTTCTCCGGCTGGCTGGCTGTATGCTCTGCAGCAGGACTGCTGGTGCTCGCCTTCCCGTTCGCCAAGTCTAATCCTATTGACATGG AGTTATGCCAGCTCCACGAGACACACGAAGCAGTCAGCAACTATGACAGCAACCTAACAGCCAGGACGACGATCCTGATCGTCACAGTGATACTCTGTGGCCTCGCCAAGGTCAGCGTCTGGTCACACGGCATCACATACTTGGATGACCATGATCCTACGAATGGATCGTACTTTTATG GTAACCTGATCTCCATCCGCCTAAGTCTGGGAATGAATGCTGGCTCCTGGCTGGAGCCGACCTCCGAGAGGAGTGACTGGTGGGAGGCTCACCTCTCCATCTGCATGCTGACCTTCATGTTCTCGTTCCTCTTCAGCCTGTTCCCCAAGAGAATGGTCTCTACCAAAGAGATGGATGAACTAGATAACTCTTATGTTGATACCG GATTGCTCAGAACTCTCCGACGGCTGCTCCACAACAAGGCACTGATGATGCAAATTGTTGCGCTCTCCTGTTTAAGTACCGCGGTACTGGTGTTCGTACAGTACGACGATGCATATGTGCAG GCAAAGTTTCACGTGGACACAAAGGACCCAAGGACTTCAGGAGGACTCTCCAGCATCTTCCGGACGCTgttcatcattatttttgttatg ATATTCAAGATCCGTTTCTCAGCACGAAGACCAGAAGGAGTGAAGGCGAACACAGCGTCAAGAGTGGCGGCGGTGGTCGCTATATTTGTGACTGCATTCTACATAGTGCTGACTGTGCTCAGCTGTGACACTGACACCATCAGCGGACTCCGGACTGGCAGCTACTACCAGCCTATCTGCAGCCAATCTTGCGG ATGTAGTACAGAGCGGTATGGCTTCAGCCCGGTGTGTTTGCTGGACACCAGGCGCACTTACATGTCTCCGTGCCACGCTGGCTGTACGAAGGCAGAAGATCTCAACGGAGTTTT ATTGTTCAACGACTGCGAGTGCAGTCTGGGCACGATGCGCGCTGCACGCGGCTCGTGCTCGCTGACGTCGTGCATGCTGCCCTACAACGCGTACCAGATTGTCTTCACCGTCATGTTGGCAGTAGCTG CGGCATGTTTCCTGATGCAAGGTATGGCGGTGCTGCGAGCAGTCCGGCCGGTAGACAAGGCCACCGCCGTGGGTACCAGCATGGCGATAGTGGCACTACTGTCCTTCATACTGGGGcatttaatctatttatttatcagtc ACATGACATGTGTGTACTCTTCGAACGGCGGGTGCCTGCTGCACGGGTCCTCGATATGGATCGCGGGCGGCACCAGCACGCTGCTGGCGGCGCTGTCGGCCGCCGGCTGCTTCATCTCCAGCAAGATGCAGCCCGACATGGATGAACCGACCACTGAATTATGA
- the LOC118278028 gene encoding serine proteinase stubble — MAIRGFIVCLCVTLCVQNVICQFGFFNQRGNNGFFGQEFMQPRRQDRFNFFNTRPQRPVINPQNNQDNIYVYEISPGSPNQYDYNGRPVVFPTNRPMYNQNGQNNGNVNFQNNPNNVNFQNPNNGMFQPNPNNGNFQPTGPYDGGFQPAPNDGSFQPPPNDGNFQPGPSDGSFQPGASDGSFQPAPSDGSFEPAPNDGSFQPNNDNEVTNTDEEKPSQNGSNGGFEEVKTTTTPSTEDVGVTAPNDPVNLDDVPTWKPLTPVPTVSTESRNNFNFQQNPNQGVFKETCPTVEGGLGTCISVYECQPYIAVLRESRTNPNAVQLLRKAHCGFEGTAPKVCCPLPGFPEPQKPLPKPTTTTTTTTTTTTPKPTPAPKDANAVAQLSPEDFVAALPDPPVCGFSNASLGRVVGGVDAGLGDFPWMALLGYKSKRTQTTNWLCGGSLISSRHVLTAAHCIHNHEEDLYVVRLGELDLAKEDEGATPLDVLIKQKVKHEQYSATSYTNDIGILILDREVTFTELIKPICIPKDEKLRATTFEDYNPLIAGWGNTQFRGAAATHLQVLQLPVVGNDYCMQAYSAYKAQKIDERVLCAGYKQGGKDACQGDSGGPLMQPIWSPTSHKTYFYQIGVVSYGKNCAEANFPGVYSRVTHFIPWIEQKVLGRTTT, encoded by the exons GTTTCTTCAATCAAAGGGGTAATAATGGTTTCTTTGGCCAAGAGTTTATGCAACCCAGAAGACAAGATAGGTTTAACTTCTTCAACACCCGACCACAAAGACCAGTGATCAATCCACAAAATAATCAGGACAATATATACGTCTATGAAATAAGTCCAGGATCTCCAAACCAATATGACTATAATGGAAGACCTGTCGTGTTCCCAACAAACCGACCAATGTATAACCAGAATGGTCAGAATAATGGAAACGTTAATTTCCAAAACAATCCTAACAATGTCAACTTCCAGAATCCAAACAATGGGATGTTCCAACCCAACCCAAACAATGGGAATTTCCAACCAACAGGCCCTTATGATGGTGGTTTTCAACCAGCGCCTAATGATGGTAGCTTCCAACCGCCCCCTAATGACGGTAACTTCCAACCAGGACCAAGTGATGGTAGCTTTCAGCCAGGAGCAAGTGATGGTAGCTTCCAACCTGCTCCTAGTGATGGTAGCTTTGAACCCGCCCCTAACGATGGTAGTTTCCAACCAAATAACGACAATGAAGTAACCAATACAGATGAGGAGAAACCCTCTCAAAACGGATCTAATGGAGGATTTGAGGAGGTGAAGACTACCACTACACCTAGTACAg AAGACGTCGGCGTCACAGCACCAAATGATCCAGTCAACCTTGATGATGTCCCGACATGGAAACCACTGACTCCAGTGCCAACTGTCTCCACGGAATCAAGGAACAACTTTAATTTCCAACAAAATCCAAATCAAGGAGTGTTCA AGGAGACCTGCCCAACGGTAGAAGGCGGTCTCGGCACGTGTATCTCGGTGTACGAGTGCCAGCCCTACATCGCCGTGCTGCGCGAGTCCAGGACCAACCCTAACGCCGTGCAGCTGCTGCGGAAGGCACACTGCGGGTTCGAGGGAACTGCTCCAAAG GTATGCTGTCCACTGCCCGGTTTCCCAGAACCACAAAAACCTCTTCCGAAGCCAACCACGACCAccaccactaccactaccaccacGACTCCGAAACCGACGCCAGCGCCAAAGGATGCCAATGCAGTAGCGCAGTTAAGCCCTGAGGACTTCGTGGCTGCGCTCCCTGATCCTCCAGTCTGTGGGTTCAGCAATGCTTCTCTCGGAAGAGTCGTTGGTGGAGTTGATGCTGGTTTGG GAGACTTCCCATGGATGGCACTCCTCGGTTACAAGAGTAAACGGACGCAAACTACCAACTGGCTGTGCGGAGGGTCCCTCATCAGCTCTCGACATGTCCTCACCGCTGCCCACTGCATCCACAACCATGAAGAAGACCT GTACGTAGTTCGACTAGGTGAGCTGGACTTGGCGAAAGAGGACGAGGGAGCGACTCCGCTGGACGTGCTGATCAAGCAGAAGGTGAAGCACGAGCAGTACAGCGCCACCTCCTACACCAACGACATCGGCATCCTCATACTGGACCGGGAAGTCACTTTTACTG AGTTGATCAAGCCGATCTGTATCCCCAAAGACGAGAAACTGAGAGCCACAACCTTTGAAGACTACAACCCTTTGATTGCCGGGTGGGGCAATACACAATTCC GTGGTGCAGCAGCCACACACCTCCAAGTGCTGCAGCTGCCAGTGGTGGGCAACGACTACTGTATGCAGGCGTACAGCGCGTACAAAGCGCAGAAGATCGACGAGCGCGTGCTCTGCGCAGGGTACAAGCAGGGAGGCAAGGATGCTTGCCAGGGTGACAGCGGTGGACCTCTCATGCAGCCTATT TGGAGTCCAACCTCACACAAGACGTACTTCTACCAGATAGGAGTGGTCTCCTACGGCAAGAACTGTGCTGAAGCCAACTTCCCAGGCGTCTACTCCAGGGTCACGCACTTCATACCCTGGATCGAGCAGAAAGTTCTAGGAAGAACCACAACGTGA
- the LOC118278212 gene encoding solute carrier organic anion transporter family member 74D has product MAPACCQKVLSVLRKHVLKLKAFDVFLQGTYLLILFLETNAYLLLRRDARAGYHSTLTLDYVRMGTAGVEFLVGPLVAWWGRGIRNRALSGWLGLTAAAGLLVLAFPYAETNPVSMGLCRQEQEVNFTGDKYLAARTTFLIITIILCGLTKLSIWTHGLTYLDDHHPAHGPEFYGGLITSRITLGLDGDGILEKASQSEDWWQNQLILTMVTLFVCFIFSLFPTRMASKEMDVIENSNVDTGLFPTLRRLLTNKVLILQTIALSFWSTAVLVFAKYEIPYVQGRYNVEATRGSDVRSTGDPINIFRTGLLVMFIMIVKINGTNRLEALNTKSAAALAVKASVFVTLFLTLITFTSCDTGTIKGLQTGYYEQPSCSAACGCTSERYGFHPVCMLETRETYFSPCHAGCNRMGDLNGISMFYDCGCGAGAQNAVRGSCMLENCLAKYATFQIQFVLMLAVAGAGFIMQGMVILRSVRPADKVTAMGVSMSVVSLLAFVLGHFVYMTVSKMTCVYVSNGECLLHSTSIWFLSAISAGLAVLSGAGSYIVSKLRTDTDDNEICEL; this is encoded by the exons ATGGCGCCAGCgt GTTGTCAAAAGGTTTTGTCGGTACTCCGCAAGCATGTGCTGAAGCTGAAGGCGTTTGATGTCTTCCTCCAGGGAACATACCTGCTCATCTTATTCTTGGAGACCAACGCGTATCTACTGCTGCGTAGAGACGCGAGAGCAGGGTACCATTCTACACTCACTTTAG ATTATGTGAGGATGGGAACTGCCGGCGTGGAGTTCCTCGTGGGACCGCTGGTGGCGTGGTGGGGGAGAGGCATACGGAACCGAGCCCTCTCCGGTTGGCTGGGACTAACCGCAGCAGCAGGGCTCCTGGTGCTCGCCTTCCCTTACGCTGAGACCAATCCTGTTAGCATGG GTCTATGTAGACAAGAACAAGAGGTGAACTTCACTGGTGATAAATACCTGGCAGCAAGAACCACCTTcctcatcatcaccatcatacTGTGTGGACTCACGAAGCTCAGCATTTGGACACATGGCCTCACTTACTTGGATGACCACCACCCTGCTCATGGACCCGAGTTCTAcg GTGGTTTGATCACTTCCCGTATAACCCTGGGACTGGATGGAGACGGTATTCTGGAGAAGGCATCCCAAAGCGAGGACTGGTGGCAGAACCAGCTGATCCTCACCATGGTGACTCTGTTCGTTTGCTTCATCTTCAGCCTGTTCCCCACGAGGATGGCTTCGAAAGAAATGGATGTCATTGAGAACTCTAACGTTGATACCG GCCTGTTCCCGACCCTGAGGCGACTGCTCACCAACAAAGTGCTGATTCTGCAAACTATAGCATTATCCTTCTGGAGCACTGCTGTACTCGTGTTCGCAAAATATGAAATACCATATGTTCAG GGCCGATACAATGTGGAGGCAACCCGCGGCTCCGACGTCAGGAGTACGGGAGATCCGATCAATATATTCAGAACTGGTCTTCTAGTTATGTTTATCATG ATCGTCAAGATCAATGGAACAAACAGGCTTGAAGCGTTGAATACGAAGTCTGCAGCAGCCCTGGCGGTGAAAGCCTCCGTCTTTGTGACTCTGTTCCTGACTCTAATAACGTTTACCAGTTGTGACACTGGCACCATAAAGGGATTGCAGACAGGCTACTATGAACAACCATCGTGCAGCGCTGCTTGTGG ATGTACCTCCGAGCGTTATGGCTTCCACCCAGTCTGTATGCTGGAGACGAGGGAAACTTACTTCTCCCCGTGCCACGCCGGCTGCAACCGAATGGGGGATCTCAACGGAATCTC AATGTTCTACGACTGTGGATGCGGCGCAGGCGCACAGAACGCAGTGCGCGGCTCGTGCATGTTGGAGAACTGTCTCGCCAAGTACGCCACCTTCCAGATCCAGTTCGTGCTCATGTTGGCAGTCGCAG GAGCTGGTTTCATAATGCAAGGTATGGTGATACTCCGGTCGGTGCGACCAGCAGACAAGGTGACGGCCATGGGAGTCAGCATGTCTGTGGTCTCACTACTGGCCTTCGTTTTAGGACATTTTGTCTACATGACTGTCAgca AAATGACATGTGTGTACGTCTCGAACGGCGAATGTCTGCTGCACAGCACATCGATCTGGTTCCTGAGTGCCATCAGCGCGGGGCTGGCAGTACTGTCAGGAGCAGGAAGCTACATCGTCAGCAAACTGAGAACTGACACGGATGATAACGAGATCTGTGAATTATAA